Below is a genomic region from Rouxiella chamberiensis.
AAGTCAGCGCTATCAAAGGTTCGTTAAGTCGTGAAAGGTAGTTGATAAAGGCATACAGCACACCTACGCCAATGCTGCCTTCTTCGCTGAAACCAAACAGCACCAGCAAACCGCACAGAATAAGTGAACCAAACAGGCTGAGCAGCGGACGCAGCAGAAAACCCTCCAGCTTCAGCGTTTTCATGCGCGCCAGATAGTGTGACTGACTGGCGCGGCTCAGGCGTTCGCCAAAGCGCTGCTGCTGGCGAAACTGCTGCACTACGCCCATGCCGTTGATCACTTCATTGAATCCGTCATTGATATCGGCCAGATAGCTGCGCACCTGACGCACGACCGGCGTGCTGTAGACCTGGTACAGCGCCATCACCACCAGCACGGCCGGGAAGATGCACGACGCAATCAGCGCCATTCGCCAGTCGAGTAAAAACATCGCCACCAGCATCGCGCCAATCAGGGCGATACTGCGCAATACGGTCGAGACAACGGTGACATAAAGATCACGAATCACTTCCGTATCATTGGTTACGCGAGAAATAAGCTGCCCGACCGGCTGGGTATCGAAGGCGCTCAACGGCTGGCGCAGTGCGGCATCCATCACTTCGGTACGCAGCCGCTGAACCACGCCAACCGCCGCGCGGTTAAACAGCAGCGCCTGCCAGTAGTGCAGACTGGCAGCCAGAATCTGCAACACGATAAAGGTCACCGCCAGCAGGCTGACCTTGCCCAGCGGCAACTCACCCTTGGCGACAAAGTGGTCGATGAAATAGCTGATAAGGATAGGGCCGAGCACTTCGGCGGCGGCGGCAATCCACAACATGATGACCGCAATCGACAACGGTCGTCGGTAGGATTTTCCGTAGACCAGCAGGCGTTTCAGCGTCGGCCAGAGTTTTATTTTTTTGGCGGGCGGCGCGTTGGAAATAAGCTCACTCATGACAATTCTGGCTCCGGTTCGGCAGGAACATCATCCAGCGCCGCTTCAAGCTGTTGATAACGATTCATATCGCGATACCAGCCAGCATTCGACGCCAGCATCTCGTGGTCGCCCCGCTGAACCACGGTGCCTTTGTTGAAGACCAGGATCTCGGCGGCATCGACCAGCGCAGACAGGCGGTGAGCGCTGATAATGACCGTTTTATTGCTGCCCCACTGGCGCAGGTTTTGCAAAATCTGATGTTCCGTACGGCCATCGACGGCGCTGAGTGCGTCGTCAAGGATAAGAATTTCGGCATCGAGCAACAGCGCGCGCGCAATTGAAATACGCTGCTTCTGCCCGCCGGACAGCATGACGCCGCGCTCGCCGACCTCGGTTTCATAGCCTTGCGGCAGGCGCAGAATATCGTCGTGCACGCAGGCCATTCTGGCCGCCTGCTCAATCTGTTCGGTGGTCGCCTCCGGTCGGCCGAGCGCGATGTTTTGCGCAATGGTGTCGGAGAACAGAAACGGCGTCTGGCTGACGACCGCGAGTCTGGCGCGCCAGTCGTCGAGCAGCACGTTATCCAGCGACTTGCCCTGATAGGAGATGCTGCCCTGCGTGACGTCGAACTGGCGCTGCAACAAGGCCAGCAACGTACTTTTTCCGGAGCCGGTCGGGCCGCAAAGGCCGAGCATATTGCCCGACGCGAGACGAAACTGTACATCCTGCAAGGCGGGCGTGTCGGTTTGCGGATACTGAAAACGGCGGATATTCACGTCGAGCGTGCTGCGATCGGCGGTTAGCGGTTGCGTGCCATCGACCACGCACGGCGCTTCTTCCAGCAGGCTGCGAATGCGGCTGTAGGCGGCGCTCCCGCGTTCGACAATATTAAACATCCAGGCCAGCGCCAGCATCGGCCAGATCATCAGGCCAAGATACATCACGAAACTGGTCAATTGGCCGAGTGTCAGGTAGCCATTGACCACCATCCAGCTACCGCCGCCAATCGCCAGCAGGTTGGCCATCGCGATAGAGACATAAATAGTGGGATCAAAACGGGCATCGACACGCGCCACGCGCATGTTTTTAAAACCGGTGTCTTCGGCCACTTCGGCAAACTGCGAGGATTGATGATTCTCGAGACCAAACGCCTTGATCATGCGAATGCTGGTCAGACTCTCCTGCGCCTGATCGTTTAGCGACGAAAACGCCGCCTGCGCAACCTTGAATCGCTGATGCAGCTGATCGCCGTAGCGCTTGATAACTGCCGCCATAATCGGCATCGGCACCAGCGAAAGCAGGGTCAGTTCCCAGCTGATTTGCGTCGCCATGACAATCAGCACGGCAAGCCCCATCACCAGCGAATCCACCAGCGTCAGCACGCCTTCGCCCGCCGCAAATACCACCCGGTCGACATCATTGGTGGCGCGCGCAATCAGGTCACCGGTGCGGTGACGTAAATAAAATGCCGGATGCTGACGACTCAGCTGACGATAGAAA
It encodes:
- a CDS encoding SmdB family multidrug efflux ABC transporter permease/ATP-binding protein; amino-acid sequence: MSELISNAPPAKKIKLWPTLKRLLVYGKSYRRPLSIAVIMLWIAAAAEVLGPILISYFIDHFVAKGELPLGKVSLLAVTFIVLQILAASLHYWQALLFNRAAVGVVQRLRTEVMDAALRQPLSAFDTQPVGQLISRVTNDTEVIRDLYVTVVSTVLRSIALIGAMLVAMFLLDWRMALIASCIFPAVLVVMALYQVYSTPVVRQVRSYLADINDGFNEVINGMGVVQQFRQQQRFGERLSRASQSHYLARMKTLKLEGFLLRPLLSLFGSLILCGLLVLFGFSEEGSIGVGVLYAFINYLSRLNEPLIALTSQQSILQQAVVAGERIFDLMDRSQQEYGEDTAPLTSGEIEFDNVSFAYRQDKMVLENISLHVPSRGFVALVGHTGSGKSTLANLLMGYYPLNHGDIRVDGRSLTTLSHSCLRKGVAMVQQDPVVLAESVLANVTLGRDVDEAQVWLALETVQLAPLVKAMPEGINTRLGEQGNNLSVGQKQLLAMARVLVQAPEILILDEATANIDSGTEQAISRALRAIRQQTTLVVIAHRLSTIVDADNILVLHRGQAVEQGNHLQLLQQKGRYYQMYQLQLAGEELASAE
- a CDS encoding SmdA family multidrug ABC transporter permease/ATP-binding protein translates to MRLFAQLAWYFRREWQRYLGAVALLIIIAILQLLPPKLVGIIIDGVTSKTLPSGKLFGWLGLILGTAVLVYLLRYVWRVLLFGASYQLAVELRQNFYRQLSRQHPAFYLRHRTGDLIARATNDVDRVVFAAGEGVLTLVDSLVMGLAVLIVMATQISWELTLLSLVPMPIMAAVIKRYGDQLHQRFKVAQAAFSSLNDQAQESLTSIRMIKAFGLENHQSSQFAEVAEDTGFKNMRVARVDARFDPTIYVSIAMANLLAIGGGSWMVVNGYLTLGQLTSFVMYLGLMIWPMLALAWMFNIVERGSAAYSRIRSLLEEAPCVVDGTQPLTADRSTLDVNIRRFQYPQTDTPALQDVQFRLASGNMLGLCGPTGSGKSTLLALLQRQFDVTQGSISYQGKSLDNVLLDDWRARLAVVSQTPFLFSDTIAQNIALGRPEATTEQIEQAARMACVHDDILRLPQGYETEVGERGVMLSGGQKQRISIARALLLDAEILILDDALSAVDGRTEHQILQNLRQWGSNKTVIISAHRLSALVDAAEILVFNKGTVVQRGDHEMLASNAGWYRDMNRYQQLEAALDDVPAEPEPELS